GTAATTACATGCTCTGGATACTTCTTTTTTAAGGTTATAATTTTTTCTACCACCCCTCTCGGATTTTCTCCCCGGTCTATGTAATCACCTAAGAAAATCAACAGATCCTTTCCCCAGTTAATCGGCAAGATTTCCAGCAAGGCTTCTAAACTTTCCAGACATCCATGAATGTCTCCAACAGCAAAGATCTTTAAACCCTCATACATATACAACCTTACAGATCCCAAAACCTTGCCCTGCGATCATCAAGACGCTTAAGCCCATACTTTTTTGCCCAACCTAAGGCTCTTTTCCATTCCTCTTGGGTAATCTTTCTATCAAGGGGAGGATATTTCCAGGCATCTCCACAAGGTCTGTACTGATCCATAAGGTTAAAGTAGGTATCCTTTGAAACCTCTTCAGCGATAAACTTAATCACCTCTTCTGTCTGAGAAAGGTCTTCAGGTAAAACTAAATGTCTTACAATCAAACCTCTTTTGGCTATACCCCCTTCTATCACCAAATCTCCCACCTGTCTATGCATCTCTTTTACAGCTTCCCTTACCACAGAAGAGTAGTTTTTTACTTTAGAAAGTTTTAAAGCAATTTTATCATCCATATATTTGATATCAGGCATGTAAATATCTACTATGTCTTCCAATAATCTTAAAGTTTCTAAAGATTCATAACCTCCGCAGTTATAAACAATCGGAAGCCTTAGCCCCATTTCTGCTGCTAACTTTATAGCCTTTACAATGAAAGGAACTTGATGGGTAGGAGTAACTAAGTTGATGTTATGACAGCCCCAGACCTGAAGGATAATCATGATCCTTGCTAAATCCTCTACTTCTAATAAGTCCCCTTCTCCTAAATGACTGATTTCCCAGTTCTGGCAATAAACACAAGCCATATTGCAGTAAGTAAAAAAGATAGCTCCAGAACCGTTTTCCCCTACCAGAGGTCTTTCTTCTCCAAAATGAGGGCCATAACTTGAAATCATAGGCTTATGTAAAACCTTGCAAAAACCTCTTTCCCCCTTGAGCCTGTTAACCCCACACCGATTGGGACAAAGGTCACAACTTTCAAGCTTGGCATAAAGAATTTCTATCCTTTTATCTATCTCTCCGGTTTCCATCAGTTTAAGATAAGAGGGATAGGCACTCATAACAACTCTAACCAATGCTTTATCTGAGGAGGTGAGCTTAATACCATGTTAAAATTAAGAAAACAACCGGCACAAAATGTGGCAACAACCTTTACCTTTACTAAGTTTTGAATCCAAACCCGTTTATATTTCTCCGGAAAACCTTCCCAATAAAGAGAAATCTTTGGAGAACCACAACAAAACTC
Above is a genomic segment from Thermodesulfobacterium commune DSM 2178 containing:
- a CDS encoding radical SAM protein produces the protein MSAYPSYLKLMETGEIDKRIEILYAKLESCDLCPNRCGVNRLKGERGFCKVLHKPMISSYGPHFGEERPLVGENGSGAIFFTYCNMACVYCQNWEISHLGEGDLLEVEDLARIMIILQVWGCHNINLVTPTHQVPFIVKAIKLAAEMGLRLPIVYNCGGYESLETLRLLEDIVDIYMPDIKYMDDKIALKLSKVKNYSSVVREAVKEMHRQVGDLVIEGGIAKRGLIVRHLVLPEDLSQTEEVIKFIAEEVSKDTYFNLMDQYRPCGDAWKYPPLDRKITQEEWKRALGWAKKYGLKRLDDRRARFWDL